From Penaeus vannamei isolate JL-2024 unplaced genomic scaffold, ASM4276789v1 unanchor5415, whole genome shotgun sequence, a single genomic window includes:
- the LOC138861451 gene encoding uncharacterized protein — protein sequence MFERTEIYRSWCFQLLNREITSQLKKETSVIKDLNKNLTLLKSTLSPLDFICVSRLINGNVEKKIRKVDTVHSKKLLKLGIDINKKVDKNKVIFNFSDKILTDEQKDVLSYGLDYCIPQTKFVFHRFYLYFEKLCASLKNCDIYNNNFNNVTNNITTIANNSFRKLSQQRRLGFDSDVLLSPLQTLKNDNTIVITKPDKGRGVVILNKCDYEQKLMDILSDKTKFKQITTKISTHLLYLEDKLNRLLRTIKASININTYNSLMTSGSRPGVLYGLPKVHKPNIPLRPIISSIGTFNYNTAKFLVPIISPLTSNQYTIDNSTSFVKEITSLNFQQPVTMASFDVESLFTNVPLQETTELIANNLDNTYLDKYGLDTITFKKLLEITAHHSVFTFNDCLYAQTDGVAMGSPLGPSYANAFLCHHEKSWLDNCPPEFKPLHYRRYIDDTFLLFKHPSHINLFLDYLNAKHPSIKFTCELQMDNQLPFLDTMITNNNGIFQTSIYRKPTFTGLGLHFLSYIPYIYKINSVKTLITRAYNLCSTWNAFHNELLFLKNFFITNGYPLQLCDKITKTFLCKKFTNQQIVSTVKRDHRYVKLPYMGDLSFEIRKRLKTLLQINYPQIKFTFVFSNNNTIAKFLKHPLNHSSDLCSNVVYLFTCPSCQARYVGSTSRWLCHRISEHKGKSFRTGLPLSKPSFSAIREHSQLHSHPFSTTDFSILSSHSSRLDLITSESLLIQKMQPELNNLTTATPLFTH from the coding sequence ATGTTTGAACGTACTGAAATATATCGTTCTTGGTGTTTTCAACTTCTTAACCGTGAAATTACTAGTCAGTTGAAAAAAGAGACATCTGTCATTAAGGATCTTAACAAGAATTTAACTTTACTAAAATCCACACTATCTCctcttgattttatttgtgtgtcaaggttaattaatggaaacgtggaaaagaaaatacgtaaagtGGATACAGTTCATAGCAAGAAACTATTAAAATTAGGTATtgatataaacaagaaagtagacaaaaataaagtaatatttaatttctCTGACAAAATTTTAACTGACGAACAAAAGGATGTACTATCTTATGGTCTGGACTATTGTATACCCCAAACTAAGTTTGTATTTCACAGATTTTACCTGTACTTTGAAAAGCTTTGTGCTTCCTTAAAGAATtgtgacatctacaacaacaacttcaacaatgttACTAACAACATCACAACTATAGCCAACAACTCCTTTAGAAAATTATCTCAACAGAGGAGACTAGGTTTTGACTCCGATGTTCTCCTGTCACCACTCCAAACCCTTAAGAATGACAATACCATTGTAATTACTAAACCAGACAAGGGACGAGGAGTTGTTATTTTAAACAAATGTGATTATGAACAAAAGTTAATGGATATTCtcagtgacaaaacaaaattcaaacaaatcacgacaaaaatttccacccatttgttatatttagaagacaaactaaatagacttcttcgtactatcaaagcatccattaacataaacacctacaactctcttatgacttctggatccagacctggtgttctttatggactacccaaagttcataaacctaatatccctttaaggcctataatttcctcgattggcactttcaattacaacaccgcaaaatttcttgttcccatcatctcccctttaacatccaatcaatatactattgataattccacatcctttgttaaagaaatcacgtctctgaacttccaacaacccgtcactatggcgagttttgatgtcgagtcgttattcacaaacgtgcctctacaagagaccacggagttgatagctaacaacctggacaatacttatcttgacaaatatggtttggatacgattaccttcaaaaagttattggaaatcactgcccatcattcagtttttacgtttaacgactgcctatatgcacaaacagatggcgtagctatgggctctccacttggcccctcctatgctaatgcatttctatgtcaccatgagaaaagctggctagataactgcccgcctgaattcaaacccctacattatcgtcggtacatcgacgacactttcctgctctttaagcacccttcacacattaatctttttctagattacctaaatgccaaacaccccagcatcaaattcacctgtgaattgcaaatggacaaccaattgccatttttagatactatgatcactaacaacaatggtatcttccaaactagcatttaccgtaaacccactttcactggcctcggcctacattttctcagttacatcccgtatatttacaaaatcaatagtgtgaaaactcttataactagagcctacaatctatgtagcacctggaatgccttccataatgaactgttatttctgaaaaacttttttattactaatgggtacccattacagttgtgtgataaaattactaaaacctttctgtgtaagaaattcaccaatcaacaaattgtctccacggttaaaagagaccatagatatgttaaactaccctacatgggtgatctaagctttgaaatcagaaaacggttaaaaacgctcttgcaaattaattacccccagattaaatttacctttgtctttagtaacaacaacacaatagctaagttcttaaaacatcctttaaatcacagctctgacttatgttctaatgtggtatacttatttacctgtcctagctgtcaagctaggtacgtgggatccacctcacgatggctatgtcaccgcatctccgaacataaaggcaagtctttcaggactggcctcccgctgagcaaaccatccttctcggcaataagagagcattcccagttacactcacaccctttttctaccacagattttagtattttgtcatctcactcctcccgcctagacctcatcacctcagaatccctcctgatacaaaagatgcaaccagagctaaacaacttaaccacagcgacccccttgtttacccactag